Proteins encoded in a region of the Sphingopyxis sp. OAS728 genome:
- a CDS encoding alkaline phosphatase D family protein, with the protein MHQLWNEIDRRLLIKLGTAGLAALSLPGAARAAMAQGFTHGVASGEPGPNSVLLWTRYAAANDTTLTAELSESEDFSKVVAGGSVVAAGERDHTAKLVVDGLKPGRWYHYRFVAPDGTKSVTGRTRTLPQGSTKAFNLALFSCSNMPFGWFTAYGHAAARGDIDLVAHVGDYLYEYKAGDYPAAKDALPGREIQPAHEIVALADYRLRYAAYRADPDLQKLHQLFPMIAQWDDHEFANDVWKGGAENHNEGEGEWPARMAAAERAYHEWMPVADTRWRQYQVGDLATIFLPETRVTARDRQFEVDEIIAGGGDAAAKLKAFAETAYRDPARQMLGASQEKWLFDGFAASTKAGTRWQVCAQQVVMGTIFTPPETRDWFGGEQPDYIRRRVEAGQLAAKAGLPLNLDAWDGYPAARSRLLAAAQRADADLVTLTGDTHNAWALDLAEDGRPAGIEIAGQSVTSPGYESYIKGATNETRVAALRRSSPQLKWANTEDRGYVTVQFTPERVTANWHSVETIRARSLALKNTHSMTAMRGRRRYDAA; encoded by the coding sequence ATGCATCAGCTGTGGAACGAAATCGATCGCCGTTTGCTCATCAAGCTCGGCACGGCGGGGCTCGCGGCGCTGTCGCTGCCCGGCGCGGCGCGCGCGGCGATGGCGCAGGGCTTTACCCACGGCGTCGCCAGCGGCGAGCCGGGTCCGAACTCGGTGCTGCTCTGGACGCGCTACGCCGCGGCGAACGATACGACGCTGACCGCCGAATTGTCGGAAAGCGAGGATTTTTCGAAGGTCGTTGCGGGCGGCAGCGTCGTTGCGGCGGGCGAGCGCGATCATACCGCCAAGCTGGTCGTCGACGGGCTCAAGCCCGGCCGCTGGTATCATTATCGCTTTGTCGCGCCCGACGGCACCAAATCGGTGACCGGCCGCACGCGCACCTTGCCGCAGGGGTCGACCAAAGCGTTCAATCTGGCGCTCTTTTCCTGCTCGAACATGCCGTTCGGCTGGTTCACCGCCTATGGCCATGCCGCGGCGCGCGGCGACATCGATCTCGTCGCGCATGTCGGCGACTATCTTTATGAATATAAGGCCGGCGACTATCCCGCAGCAAAGGACGCGCTGCCCGGGCGCGAGATCCAGCCCGCGCACGAGATTGTCGCGCTCGCCGATTATCGCCTCCGCTATGCCGCCTATCGCGCCGATCCCGATCTGCAGAAGCTGCATCAGCTGTTCCCGATGATCGCCCAGTGGGACGATCATGAATTTGCGAACGACGTCTGGAAGGGCGGCGCCGAAAATCACAATGAGGGCGAAGGCGAATGGCCCGCGCGCATGGCTGCCGCCGAACGCGCCTATCATGAGTGGATGCCCGTCGCCGACACGCGCTGGCGCCAGTATCAGGTTGGCGACCTTGCGACGATCTTCCTCCCCGAAACGCGCGTGACGGCGCGCGACCGGCAGTTCGAAGTCGACGAGATTATTGCCGGCGGCGGCGATGCCGCCGCGAAGCTCAAAGCCTTTGCCGAGACCGCCTATCGCGACCCGGCGCGCCAGATGCTCGGCGCAAGCCAAGAGAAATGGCTGTTCGACGGGTTCGCGGCGTCGACCAAAGCGGGGACGCGCTGGCAGGTCTGCGCGCAGCAGGTGGTGATGGGCACGATCTTCACCCCGCCCGAAACGCGCGACTGGTTCGGCGGCGAGCAGCCCGACTATATCCGTCGCCGCGTCGAGGCGGGGCAGCTCGCGGCGAAGGCCGGACTGCCGCTCAACCTCGACGCGTGGGACGGTTATCCCGCCGCGCGTAGCCGCCTGCTCGCCGCGGCGCAGCGCGCCGATGCCGACCTCGTCACGCTGACCGGCGACACGCACAACGCCTGGGCGCTCGACCTTGCGGAAGACGGTCGGCCTGCGGGGATCGAGATCGCGGGGCAGAGCGTCACCTCGCCGGGCTATGAAAGCTACATCAAGGGTGCGACCAACGAGACGCGCGTCGCGGCGCTGCGCCGTTCGTCGCCGCAGCTCAAATGGGCAAATACCGAGGATCGCGGCTATGTGACGGTGCAATTCACCCCCGAGCGGGTGACGGCAAACTGGCACAGCGTCGAGACGATCCGCGCGCGTTCGCTTGCGCTGAAGAATACGCACAGCATGACTGCGATGCGCGGAAGGCGGCGATACGACGCTGCCTGA
- a CDS encoding crotonase/enoyl-CoA hydratase family protein, which translates to MSFDQIRLDRHEGIALLTLHRPDRMNAFTTEMMLEIVAALDECDADDGVRAVVFTGSGDRAYCAGADLGQGAATFDYDKRTDKQAILPGGMSASPVAEDGTIDWSHPLIRDSGGRVSMRIFDCKKPVLGAINGAAVGIGATMTLSMDARLASETARYGFVFARRGIVPEAASSWFLPRLVGIQNAVDWCYSGRLIDAAEAHEKGLVQSVHAPGDLIDAAIAKARELTDHSAPVSVALTRHMLWRMLGAPHPMSAHRWDSRAIFARGRSADAAEGVSSFLEKRPANFTVSVANDYPWFAEFEDTPPYS; encoded by the coding sequence ATGAGCTTCGACCAGATTCGCCTCGACCGCCACGAAGGCATCGCGCTGCTGACGCTGCACCGCCCCGACCGGATGAACGCCTTTACCACCGAGATGATGCTGGAGATCGTCGCCGCACTCGACGAATGCGACGCCGACGACGGCGTGCGCGCGGTGGTCTTCACCGGATCGGGCGACCGCGCCTATTGCGCCGGCGCCGATCTCGGTCAGGGCGCCGCGACCTTCGATTATGACAAGCGCACCGACAAGCAGGCGATCCTGCCGGGCGGCATGTCGGCGAGCCCGGTCGCCGAGGATGGCACGATCGACTGGTCGCACCCTCTGATCCGCGATTCGGGCGGGCGCGTGTCGATGCGCATCTTCGACTGCAAGAAGCCCGTCCTGGGGGCGATCAACGGCGCCGCGGTCGGCATCGGCGCGACGATGACCTTGTCGATGGATGCGCGCCTCGCGAGCGAGACCGCACGCTATGGCTTCGTCTTCGCGCGCCGCGGGATCGTCCCCGAGGCCGCGTCGAGCTGGTTCCTGCCGCGCCTCGTCGGCATCCAGAACGCCGTCGACTGGTGTTACTCGGGGCGGCTGATCGACGCCGCCGAGGCGCATGAAAAGGGCCTCGTCCAGTCCGTCCACGCCCCCGGCGACCTGATCGACGCGGCGATCGCCAAGGCGCGCGAGCTCACCGATCACAGCGCGCCGGTGTCGGTCGCGCTCACCCGCCACATGCTGTGGCGCATGCTCGGCGCGCCGCACCCGATGAGCGCGCATCGCTGGGACAGCCGCGCGATCTTTGCGCGCGGACGTAGCGCCGATGCGGCCGAGGGCGTGTCGAGCTTCCTCGAAAAGCGCCCCGCGAATTTCACCGTCAGCGTCGCGAACGATTACCCCTGGTTCGCCGAGTTCGAGGATACCCCGCCCTATAGCTGA
- a CDS encoding SRPBCC family protein: protein MNDTDVRSVTVEREIPHPPEKIWRALTTQHLIEEWLMKNDFGLDLGHHFQLRGDWGHVDCEILDVDPGRMLSYTWNYAHDDPAYRLDSKVTFTLEPTAAGTLLRMEQVGFRPDQKQAFGGAKAGWKIHLENLEKAVAGLNA from the coding sequence ATGAACGATACCGACGTGCGCAGCGTGACCGTGGAGCGTGAGATTCCGCATCCGCCCGAAAAGATCTGGCGCGCGCTGACGACGCAGCATCTGATCGAGGAATGGCTGATGAAGAATGACTTCGGCCTCGACCTCGGTCACCACTTCCAGCTGCGCGGCGACTGGGGCCATGTCGACTGCGAAATCCTCGACGTCGATCCGGGCCGGATGCTGTCCTACACATGGAATTACGCGCACGACGATCCGGCGTACCGGCTCGACAGCAAAGTGACCTTCACGCTCGAGCCGACGGCCGCGGGAACGCTGCTGCGTATGGAGCAGGTCGGTTTCCGTCCCGACCAGAAGCAGGCGTTCGGCGGCGCCAAGGCTGGTTGGAAGATTCATCTCGAAAATCTCGAGAAGGCCGTCGCGGGTCTCAATGCATAA
- a CDS encoding DUF3667 domain-containing protein produces the protein MTGDIEGIGAAVTAGLAARAVEPHHGGDGAAHAGLRCLNCGTSLAGSHCHHCGQRADVHRSFGAIGHDLVHAIFHFEGKIWNTLPLLSWRPGDLTRRYIHGERARFISPLALFLFAVFLTYAVLAMVGSGGGFGEGLNKAAAEQTRTTAIKDSMQAEVDRVDAELVKKDLPADQRRELEAERDVLQKSADYLGVARSRSKTERAADRAAGPPVLEDPAEQALTSANFISQNKIDTGVPFIDHGLKKAFANPALVLYKLQANAYKFAWALIPLSLPLMWLLFPFSRRFHTYDHFVFVTYSISFMLLLFVVVRLLNLTIFGDMATFLAMLYVPFHMYRQLRDAYRSSRFGSLVRATLLLFFSLFAVIWFMLLLLALGISG, from the coding sequence ATGACAGGGGATATCGAAGGCATCGGGGCGGCGGTGACTGCCGGTTTGGCGGCGCGTGCGGTCGAGCCGCATCATGGGGGAGATGGCGCGGCGCATGCCGGCCTGCGCTGCCTGAACTGCGGCACCAGCCTAGCGGGGTCGCACTGCCATCATTGCGGCCAGCGCGCCGACGTGCACCGCAGTTTCGGCGCGATCGGGCACGATCTGGTCCACGCGATCTTCCATTTCGAGGGCAAGATCTGGAACACGCTGCCGCTCCTCAGCTGGCGGCCGGGCGACTTGACGCGTCGCTATATCCATGGCGAGCGAGCGCGCTTCATTTCACCGCTCGCACTGTTCCTGTTCGCGGTCTTCCTGACCTATGCGGTGCTCGCGATGGTCGGCAGCGGCGGCGGTTTCGGCGAGGGGCTGAACAAGGCGGCGGCCGAACAGACGCGCACGACCGCGATCAAGGACAGCATGCAGGCCGAGGTCGACCGGGTGGACGCCGAACTGGTCAAAAAGGATCTGCCCGCCGACCAACGCCGCGAGCTGGAGGCCGAACGCGACGTGCTCCAGAAAAGCGCCGACTATCTCGGCGTCGCGCGCAGCCGCAGCAAGACCGAGCGCGCGGCCGACCGCGCCGCGGGGCCACCGGTGTTGGAGGATCCCGCCGAGCAGGCGCTCACAAGCGCCAATTTCATCTCGCAGAACAAGATCGATACGGGCGTTCCGTTCATCGACCATGGTCTCAAAAAGGCGTTCGCGAACCCGGCGCTTGTTCTCTACAAGCTACAGGCGAACGCCTATAAATTCGCCTGGGCGCTGATCCCGCTGTCGCTGCCCTTAATGTGGCTGCTCTTTCCGTTCAGCCGTCGCTTCCACACCTACGACCATTTCGTCTTCGTCACTTATTCGATCAGCTTCATGCTGCTCCTGTTCGTCGTGGTACGCCTTCTGAACCTCACGATCTTCGGCGATATGGCGACCTTCCTCGCGATGCTCTATGTGCCGTTCCATATGTATCGCCAACTCCGCGACGCCTATCGTTCGTCGCGCTTCGGTTCGCTCGTGCGCGCGACCTTGCTGCTTTTTTTCAGCCTGTTTGCGGTGATCTGGTTCATGCTGCTGCTGCTCGCGCTCGGGATCAGCGGATAG
- a CDS encoding lipoxygenase family protein, whose product MSYPMPPLTSPAPAPTVPMPSADPTLPQNDTPVAQVARAAQLTATQAVYTWTTDVPTLPGVPLATDVPKNDEPTIAWFVILIGVGLDIVRNALTVKLGGVDKGELDSPRAQYEAALVECDAIEASAAKIAAEHGVHTGGNIFERMIGDVENAVAAAERDAHVALLKGYKDRLEELMKVEDADGLGSKTPRSIDAYRALFATLPVPGISYMFQDDSTFARLRVQGPNCMLITAVGDALPANFPLSAAQYAAVVNGDTLAAALADGRLFLLDYAPLAVIDPGTYGTEAKYIWQPMALFAIPPGGSSLIPVAIQCGQDPADYPIFTPSSVAEKIWGWEMAKFVVQVADGNYHELFAHLARTHLVIEAFAVATHRHLAEVHPVWALLVPHFEGTLFINEQAATSLIAANGPIDHIFAGTIASSQLAAVDARLAFDFYGKMPRADFAARGVGVDSALAEYPYRDDALLVWDAIHEWARQYVDLYYAHDADVVADTELTAWATCLAGEAKIKGFGPVTTRAQLAEICAMVMFTASAQHAAVNFPQKDIMAFAPAITGAGWQAAPNGQRGHDKAGWLAMMPPMALALEQLNVLELLGSVHYRPLGDYRSNAFPYPLWFQDPRVTGAEGPLAWFQAALAGVEAEIVARNAERMQPYPYLQPSLIPTSINI is encoded by the coding sequence ATGTCCTATCCGATGCCGCCGCTGACTTCGCCTGCCCCCGCACCGACCGTGCCGATGCCGTCGGCCGATCCCACGCTGCCGCAGAACGACACTCCCGTGGCGCAGGTGGCGCGCGCGGCGCAGCTCACTGCGACGCAGGCGGTTTATACATGGACGACCGATGTGCCGACGCTGCCCGGCGTTCCGCTCGCGACCGACGTGCCCAAGAATGACGAGCCGACGATCGCGTGGTTCGTCATCTTGATCGGCGTCGGGCTCGACATCGTGCGTAACGCGCTGACGGTAAAGCTTGGCGGGGTCGACAAGGGCGAACTCGACAGTCCGCGTGCGCAATATGAGGCGGCCTTGGTCGAATGCGACGCGATAGAAGCGTCGGCGGCGAAGATTGCGGCTGAGCATGGCGTGCACACCGGCGGCAATATCTTTGAGCGCATGATCGGCGATGTCGAGAATGCGGTCGCCGCCGCCGAGCGCGACGCGCATGTCGCGTTGCTCAAAGGTTATAAGGACCGGCTCGAAGAGCTGATGAAGGTCGAGGATGCCGACGGGCTCGGCAGCAAGACACCACGCAGCATCGACGCCTATCGCGCGCTGTTTGCGACGCTACCCGTTCCGGGCATCAGCTATATGTTCCAGGATGACAGCACCTTCGCGCGCCTCCGCGTGCAGGGCCCGAACTGCATGCTGATCACCGCGGTCGGCGATGCGCTGCCCGCCAATTTCCCGCTAAGCGCCGCCCAATATGCCGCCGTCGTCAATGGCGACACGCTGGCGGCGGCGCTCGCCGACGGGCGCCTCTTCCTGCTCGACTATGCCCCGCTTGCAGTGATCGATCCCGGCACCTATGGCACCGAAGCGAAATATATCTGGCAACCGATGGCGCTGTTCGCGATCCCGCCAGGTGGCTCTTCGCTGATCCCGGTCGCGATCCAGTGCGGACAGGACCCGGCCGACTATCCGATCTTCACCCCCTCCTCCGTTGCCGAGAAAATCTGGGGCTGGGAGATGGCAAAGTTCGTCGTGCAGGTCGCCGACGGCAATTATCACGAGCTGTTCGCGCACCTCGCGCGCACGCATCTGGTGATCGAGGCGTTCGCGGTGGCGACGCATCGGCATCTCGCCGAGGTCCATCCGGTCTGGGCGCTGCTCGTCCCGCATTTCGAAGGCACGCTGTTCATCAACGAGCAGGCGGCGACGTCGCTGATCGCGGCGAACGGTCCGATCGACCATATTTTCGCCGGCACGATCGCGTCGAGCCAGCTCGCCGCAGTCGACGCGCGGCTCGCGTTCGATTTTTACGGCAAGATGCCGCGCGCCGATTTCGCGGCCCGCGGCGTCGGCGTGGATTCGGCGCTCGCAGAATATCCCTACCGCGACGACGCGCTGCTCGTCTGGGACGCGATCCACGAGTGGGCGCGGCAATATGTCGACCTCTATTATGCGCACGACGCCGATGTCGTCGCCGATACCGAACTCACCGCATGGGCGACCTGCCTTGCGGGCGAGGCGAAGATCAAGGGCTTCGGACCGGTGACGACGCGCGCGCAGCTTGCCGAAATCTGCGCGATGGTGATGTTCACGGCGAGCGCGCAGCATGCCGCGGTCAATTTCCCGCAAAAGGACATCATGGCCTTTGCCCCCGCGATCACCGGTGCGGGCTGGCAGGCGGCACCGAACGGGCAGCGCGGACACGACAAGGCGGGCTGGCTCGCGATGATGCCGCCGATGGCGCTCGCGCTCGAACAGCTCAACGTGCTCGAACTGCTGGGCTCGGTGCATTACCGCCCGCTCGGCGATTATCGCAGCAACGCCTTTCCCTATCCTTTGTGGTTTCAGGACCCGCGCGTGACCGGAGCCGAAGGGCCGCTGGCGTGGTTCCAGGCGGCGCTTGCGGGGGTCGAGGCAGAGATCGTGGCGCGCAATGCGGAGCGGATGCAGCCCTATCCCTATCTGCAGCCGAGTTTAATCCCGACGAGCATCAATATCTGA
- a CDS encoding sensor domain-containing diguanylate cyclase translates to MTGVYHWLRTRFFPPIPDAIRDDVALLRANRVETLTPMLFLMLAATTPTAIYAGVDTVHPIVRIGFPVTLALIGLLGFVFLMHNRGRRMSLRRARRMIKESMWLSGTTGAMCSSWTVINWLAAPASTHSYYAMIMAMGSLATAYCLSSIRLATFINLLIGLVPISFLMLTSGNPPEIAAGTSLVVATIFLLRMILQQHDQLIDLLQLQHQMRDLAHTDPLTGLANRREFDMRLDEEIAKGDAARPFAIALLDLNGFKPINDQHGHAIGDGVLCELAERLRRACGNHAVVARQGGDEFAILVPAGSILLKTSLADHVLAALAAPYRIGGRSIGVGAGIGTAHWPEHGDSARKLLEVADRALYAAKAADRAKTSSVESIGRVA, encoded by the coding sequence ATGACGGGGGTCTATCACTGGCTGCGCACGCGCTTCTTTCCGCCGATTCCGGACGCGATTCGGGACGACGTGGCCTTGCTGCGCGCCAATCGCGTCGAAACGCTGACCCCGATGCTGTTCCTGATGCTGGCGGCGACGACGCCGACCGCCATCTATGCCGGGGTCGACACGGTGCACCCGATCGTCCGCATCGGTTTCCCGGTAACGCTCGCGCTCATCGGCCTGCTCGGCTTCGTCTTCCTCATGCACAATCGCGGCCGGCGGATGAGCCTTCGTCGCGCGCGGCGGATGATTAAGGAATCGATGTGGCTGTCGGGAACGACGGGCGCGATGTGCAGCAGCTGGACGGTGATCAACTGGCTCGCCGCGCCGGCCTCGACGCACAGCTATTATGCGATGATCATGGCGATGGGCTCGCTTGCTACCGCCTATTGCCTCTCGTCGATCCGCCTCGCGACCTTCATCAACCTGCTGATCGGGTTGGTGCCGATCTCCTTCCTGATGCTGACCTCGGGCAATCCGCCCGAAATCGCTGCGGGCACCAGCCTCGTCGTCGCGACGATCTTCCTGCTGCGCATGATCCTGCAACAGCATGACCAGCTGATCGACCTGCTCCAGCTCCAGCACCAGATGCGCGACCTTGCGCACACTGATCCGCTGACCGGCCTCGCCAATCGCCGCGAGTTCGACATGCGGCTCGACGAGGAGATTGCGAAGGGCGATGCGGCGAGGCCGTTCGCGATTGCGCTGCTCGACCTCAACGGCTTCAAACCGATCAACGACCAGCATGGCCATGCAATCGGCGACGGCGTGCTGTGCGAGCTCGCCGAGCGCCTGCGCCGTGCGTGCGGCAATCATGCCGTCGTCGCTCGGCAGGGCGGCGACGAATTCGCGATCCTCGTGCCCGCGGGGTCGATCCTGCTCAAAACCTCGCTCGCCGACCATGTCCTCGCCGCGCTCGCCGCGCCTTACCGCATCGGCGGCCGGTCGATCGGCGTCGGCGCGGGCATCGGCACCGCCCATTGGCCCGAACATGGCGACAGCGCGCGTAAATTGCTCGAGGTCGCCGACCGCGCGCTCTATGCTGCGAAAGCCGCCGATCGCGCGAAGACGTCGTCTGTCGAAAGCATCGGCCGGGTCGCGTAA
- the purC gene encoding phosphoribosylaminoimidazolesuccinocarboxamide synthase, whose protein sequence is MSRRRQIYEGKAKILYEGPEPGTLIQYFKDDATAFNAQKKGTISGKGVLNNRISEHVFTLLGNIGVPTHFIRRLNMREQLIRQVEIVPIEVIVRNVAAGTLSKRLGIEEGTQLPRTLIEYCYKDDALGDPLVAEEHIACFNWCSQDELHDIQDMAIRINDFMSGMFAAVGIRLVDFKLEFGRLYEGDFSRIILADEISPDGCRLWDMTTNEKLDKDRFRRDLGGEVEAYQEVARRLGLLPEGGENAVLDLESHRKKKGS, encoded by the coding sequence ATGTCCCGTCGCCGCCAGATCTACGAAGGCAAAGCGAAGATCCTGTACGAGGGCCCCGAACCGGGCACGCTGATCCAGTATTTCAAGGACGATGCGACCGCGTTCAACGCCCAGAAAAAGGGTACGATCAGCGGCAAGGGCGTGCTGAACAACCGGATTTCGGAGCATGTCTTCACGCTGCTTGGCAACATCGGTGTTCCGACGCACTTCATCCGCCGCCTCAACATGCGCGAACAGCTGATCCGGCAGGTCGAGATCGTCCCGATCGAAGTGATCGTGCGCAACGTCGCCGCGGGCACGCTGTCAAAGCGCCTCGGCATCGAGGAGGGCACGCAGCTTCCCCGCACGCTGATCGAATATTGCTACAAGGACGACGCGCTCGGCGATCCGCTCGTCGCCGAGGAGCATATCGCTTGCTTCAACTGGTGCAGCCAGGACGAGCTTCACGACATCCAGGACATGGCGATCCGCATCAACGACTTCATGTCGGGCATGTTCGCCGCGGTCGGCATCCGCCTCGTCGACTTCAAGCTCGAATTCGGGCGCCTCTATGAAGGCGATTTCAGCCGCATCATCCTTGCCGACGAGATCAGCCCCGACGGCTGCCGTCTGTGGGACATGACGACGAACGAAAAGCTCGACAAGGACCGCTTCCGCCGCGATCTCGGTGGTGAGGTCGAAGCCTATCAGGAAGTCGCGCGCCGCCTCGGCCTGCTGCCCGAAGGCGGCGAGAATGCCGTGCTCGACCTCGAAAGCCACCGGAAGAAAAAGGGCAGCTAA
- a CDS encoding ArsR/SmtB family transcription factor, protein MQSSPDLLFKALADPSRRAIFERLCLDGEQTVGALTAGAGISQPAVSKHLGILKQAGLVLDRHEGRQTHYSAQQRALAPLVDWTGRMNRFWEARFDDLEDLLKRMDQ, encoded by the coding sequence GTGCAGTCGTCCCCCGACCTTCTCTTCAAGGCGCTCGCCGATCCCAGCCGGCGCGCGATCTTCGAACGGCTTTGCCTCGACGGTGAACAGACGGTCGGCGCGCTCACCGCGGGCGCCGGCATTTCGCAGCCCGCGGTGTCCAAACATCTCGGCATCCTCAAGCAGGCGGGGCTCGTGCTCGACCGGCACGAGGGACGCCAGACGCATTACAGCGCGCAGCAGCGCGCGCTCGCGCCGCTCGTCGATTGGACGGGGCGCATGAACCGTTTCTGGGAAGCGCGGTTCGACGATCTCGAAGATTTGCTCAAGAGGATGGATCAATGA